From Paenibacillus segetis, one genomic window encodes:
- a CDS encoding ABC transporter substrate-binding protein, whose translation MNWEQYIQLWEHALIQPMDIRQVVITSAGRQQFLLPSSGFIYVVQGQATIWLDGDKHVTKRFYLLHAGKGSHIVVEVGQEQCTYFYILYKGSMPTKARKSIQKTYLMNNPFQLQYYCEPLAPVILYQHVESMHQGWHRGASLERFQVKIRLYQFVHELVRQFQLQGVTPKKTDLIEQIIQYIHEHYYEPITLESLAELWSYSIQYLSKQFKQRTGRSPIEYVIQTRMAKAKEIMMCSDVSIQEIAASVGYSDVFYFTRLFKKQVGITPSQYKSKVKLLGNSDSPWKVFISSMGNSGSSSYIDNDNRYQYRGEGENSMLRSTGSKIGLTLMLCFTLMLTACSNGGSNQTNSQGVAEGKANQGTEATQNGANHNTEDKGMRKISTVMGEVTIPTHPERVVVDWHLGQVLAVGVTPVGASKTLMDYAAFLKPFVPDSVQEIGRDGSISMEKVLDLSPDIIITWNKDDYENYSKIAPTVVFDTTEYSSIQEEITAMGDILGRQEEAKNWLADFDKRTEVARNKVKSVIPEDATLSIVDYVTVDKYLMVVGNTGERGGKAAYDILGLKPTPKVKSEIIDKKIDRLEVSWETVGDYVGDYLIVLTIEGKEPPQLPATWTQLDAVKNGRVIEVEMASYFAADSYSTLIQSEDIADKFTKLAETTK comes from the coding sequence ATGAACTGGGAACAGTATATCCAGCTATGGGAGCATGCATTGATTCAGCCGATGGATATTCGTCAGGTTGTAATTACTAGTGCGGGAAGGCAACAGTTTTTGCTTCCATCTAGTGGATTTATATATGTGGTGCAGGGTCAAGCTACCATTTGGCTGGATGGGGATAAGCATGTAACTAAAAGGTTTTATCTATTGCATGCGGGTAAAGGAAGTCATATCGTTGTTGAGGTTGGACAAGAGCAATGTACATATTTCTACATCTTATACAAAGGTAGTATGCCCACGAAAGCTAGAAAGAGCATCCAGAAGACTTATCTCATGAACAATCCCTTTCAGCTTCAATATTATTGTGAGCCGCTAGCACCAGTCATTTTATATCAACATGTAGAATCTATGCATCAGGGATGGCATCGCGGAGCAAGCTTGGAACGATTTCAAGTGAAAATTCGGCTGTATCAATTTGTACATGAGCTTGTCCGCCAGTTTCAACTTCAGGGGGTTACCCCCAAAAAGACGGATTTAATAGAACAGATCATTCAGTATATTCACGAACATTACTATGAACCCATTACTCTTGAGTCATTAGCTGAGTTATGGAGTTACAGCATACAATATTTATCCAAGCAGTTTAAGCAACGTACTGGTAGAAGTCCCATTGAATATGTGATACAGACGCGGATGGCTAAAGCGAAGGAAATTATGATGTGCAGTGATGTCAGTATCCAGGAGATCGCTGCGAGTGTGGGTTATAGTGACGTGTTTTATTTTACACGCCTGTTCAAGAAGCAGGTTGGAATAACGCCAAGTCAGTATAAATCGAAAGTGAAATTATTAGGTAATTCAGATAGTCCATGGAAAGTGTTCATATCCTCCATGGGCAATTCAGGCTCATCTAGCTATATTGATAATGATAATCGTTATCAATATAGGGGAGAAGGGGAAAATTCAATGCTGAGAAGTACAGGATCGAAGATAGGATTAACGCTGATGTTATGTTTTACGTTAATGCTTACTGCTTGTTCGAATGGGGGCTCTAACCAGACGAATAGTCAGGGTGTTGCAGAAGGAAAGGCAAATCAGGGAACGGAAGCTACACAAAATGGTGCTAATCACAACACAGAAGATAAGGGCATGCGCAAAATATCTACGGTTATGGGGGAAGTTACTATTCCTACCCATCCTGAACGAGTGGTTGTTGATTGGCACTTGGGACAAGTTCTGGCAGTAGGCGTCACTCCTGTTGGGGCATCCAAAACACTAATGGACTATGCGGCCTTCTTAAAGCCGTTTGTACCAGATTCTGTTCAGGAAATTGGACGTGATGGTAGTATCTCTATGGAAAAGGTTCTGGATTTGTCTCCAGACATAATTATTACTTGGAACAAAGATGATTACGAGAATTACTCCAAAATAGCCCCAACCGTGGTATTCGATACTACCGAGTATTCGTCAATTCAAGAGGAAATTACAGCCATGGGTGACATTTTAGGCCGTCAAGAGGAAGCGAAGAATTGGTTGGCTGATTTTGATAAACGTACTGAGGTTGCTCGCAACAAAGTTAAGAGCGTGATCCCTGAAGATGCAACACTATCAATCGTAGATTATGTCACAGTAGATAAATATTTAATGGTCGTGGGGAATACAGGTGAAAGAGGAGGTAAGGCAGCGTATGATATCCTTGGCCTGAAGCCAACTCCTAAAGTAAAGAGCGAGATTATAGACAAAAAAATAGACCGTCTGGAAGTGTCATGGGAGACTGTAGGAGATTATGTGGGTGACTATTTGATTGTGCTTACTATAGAGGGCAAAGAGCCTCCGCAGCTTCCGGCTACATGGACTCAGTTAGATGCGGTAAAGAACGGCCGTGTTATTGAAGTTGAAATGGCAAGTTATTTTGCCGCTGATTCATATTCCACTTTAATTCAGTCTGAAGATATTGCGGATAAGTTTACAAAACTGGCTGAGACTACGAAATAG
- a CDS encoding ABC transporter ATP-binding protein, whose translation MLRRFFAYYRPYRGLFILDFSCAIIAALLELAFPVAVNQVVDRLLPSGNWRWIVFACLGLLVIYLVSASLHFVVTYWGHKLGINIESDMRKKVFDRVQKLSFRFFDNNKTGHLVSRMTNDLMDIGEIAHHGPEDLFIAVITLAGAFGIMLSINWQLAVMTFIIVPFMIYLSLYFSRKMSKAFKKMFSDIADYNARVENNVSGIRVVQAFSNEQHEVAKFAVQNESFRLTKLLTYRIMAWNSSLSFILMKFVSLFVLLCGTWFVLNDRMTYGQFIAFIMLSNVFLGPMEQINSVIETYPKGVAGFKRYLELLETEPDVADHAGAKPVQAVQGNIRYENVNFGYENRDNILTNLNLNISAGETVALVGPSGAGKTTLCSLLPRFYDVNEGRITIDGEDIRNITLESLRSNIGIVQQDVFLFDGSIRENIAYGDLVASEEDILEAARRAQLEELIKSQPEGLDTMIGERGVKLSGGQKQRLSIARMFLKNPSILILDEATSALDTETEAAIQLALSELSRGRTTLVIAHRLATIKNADRIIVVAEQGVMEQGTHDELIGEQGIYSRLHSAQFG comes from the coding sequence ATGCTAAGGCGATTTTTTGCATATTACCGTCCTTATCGAGGTTTATTTATTTTGGATTTTTCCTGTGCTATTATCGCTGCTTTGCTGGAACTCGCATTCCCTGTAGCTGTAAATCAGGTTGTAGATCGGTTATTGCCAAGTGGTAATTGGAGATGGATTGTTTTTGCTTGTCTCGGACTACTTGTCATCTATCTAGTGAGTGCATCCTTACATTTTGTGGTTACGTACTGGGGGCATAAGCTGGGGATAAATATTGAATCAGATATGCGCAAGAAAGTTTTTGATCGCGTGCAAAAGCTATCATTCCGTTTCTTTGATAATAACAAGACAGGTCATTTGGTATCCCGGATGACCAATGATTTAATGGACATTGGTGAGATTGCACACCATGGACCTGAGGATTTATTTATTGCGGTTATTACTTTGGCTGGGGCATTTGGAATTATGCTCAGCATCAATTGGCAGTTGGCTGTGATGACCTTTATTATTGTCCCATTCATGATTTATTTGTCGCTGTATTTCAGTCGAAAGATGTCCAAGGCATTTAAGAAAATGTTCTCTGATATCGCAGATTATAATGCTCGTGTCGAGAATAATGTGAGTGGAATTCGCGTAGTGCAAGCTTTCTCCAATGAACAGCATGAGGTTGCTAAGTTTGCCGTTCAAAACGAATCATTCCGGTTAACAAAACTGCTCACTTACCGGATTATGGCTTGGAATTCTTCGCTTAGCTTCATATTGATGAAGTTCGTCTCATTATTTGTATTGTTGTGCGGCACTTGGTTTGTTCTTAATGATCGCATGACCTATGGCCAGTTTATTGCCTTTATCATGTTATCTAACGTGTTCCTAGGACCGATGGAACAGATTAATAGTGTGATTGAGACGTATCCAAAAGGGGTTGCAGGCTTCAAGCGATACTTGGAGTTACTGGAGACCGAGCCGGATGTGGCAGATCATGCCGGAGCTAAACCGGTCCAAGCAGTACAGGGGAATATTAGGTATGAGAATGTGAATTTTGGATACGAGAACAGAGATAATATTTTGACGAATCTCAATTTAAATATCTCCGCAGGTGAAACCGTAGCGTTGGTGGGACCCTCTGGAGCAGGCAAAACGACGCTATGTAGTTTGCTACCCCGTTTCTATGATGTGAATGAAGGGCGAATTACCATAGATGGGGAGGATATTCGAAACATCACTCTGGAATCTCTACGTTCAAATATTGGTATTGTTCAGCAGGACGTATTTCTTTTTGATGGAAGCATACGTGAGAATATCGCCTACGGGGACCTCGTTGCAAGTGAGGAAGACATTTTGGAAGCAGCCCGACGAGCGCAATTGGAGGAGCTCATCAAATCGCAGCCAGAGGGCTTGGATACGATGATTGGAGAACGTGGGGTGAAGCTATCTGGTGGGCAGAAGCAGCGGTTATCCATCGCGCGTATGTTCCTGAAGAATCCTTCCATTCTTATCTTGGATGAAGCTACGTCTGCACTGGATACGGAGACAGAAGCAGCAATTCAATTAGCGTTATCGGAATTGTCGCGCGGAAGAACAACTTTAGTCATTGCACATCGTCTTGCAACGATTAAGAATGCTGATCGGATCATCGTTGTTGCAGAGCAGGGTGTTATGGAA
- a CDS encoding phosphotransferase family protein, with translation MNVSSKLYEELPAQKIYEVVQKHFGSSSEIEYSLLKGGLFNTTYKLVLHSPMREFIFRVGPVNRQFLLPFEQHLMNAEVEVYTLFSKNQIPCPTVLVCDSTKSIVDRDYMITEYIPSVPLSDESIPQDVKAELYEQAGRWTAEIHSIIGSKFGRVSDIQQTGGYDHWVDFLRAQAIETGVKCLEYEVFGESVVSRMIKIYEDTSRLYENITIPQLIHADLWAGNILVRLNKITNKYELAAIIDADRALFGDVDFEFASPWITNESFLKGYGKQDRDHDPLRALKKDTYQLLFHFIDSYVWKVQYNNMVEYENNKQRAMDLLSSIEAEIYM, from the coding sequence ATGAATGTTAGCTCTAAACTATATGAAGAATTACCCGCGCAGAAAATCTATGAAGTCGTTCAGAAACATTTCGGTTCATCTAGCGAGATCGAGTATTCACTCTTAAAAGGCGGACTCTTTAATACAACTTACAAACTTGTTCTGCATTCACCGATGCGCGAATTCATTTTTAGGGTGGGACCCGTAAACAGGCAATTCCTATTACCTTTTGAACAACATTTAATGAATGCTGAAGTCGAAGTGTATACCTTATTTTCCAAGAATCAAATACCTTGTCCCACGGTTCTTGTGTGTGATTCTACTAAAAGTATCGTTGATAGAGACTATATGATTACAGAATATATACCGAGTGTCCCATTATCAGATGAGAGTATCCCGCAAGATGTTAAGGCAGAATTGTATGAACAAGCGGGCAGATGGACTGCAGAGATACATTCTATTATCGGCTCAAAATTCGGTAGGGTATCAGATATTCAGCAAACGGGTGGATACGATCATTGGGTTGATTTTCTACGGGCGCAGGCAATAGAGACAGGAGTAAAGTGCCTGGAATACGAGGTTTTTGGTGAAAGTGTGGTTAGCAGAATGATTAAGATATATGAAGATACTTCAAGGCTGTATGAAAATATAACGATTCCCCAACTTATTCATGCTGATTTATGGGCAGGGAATATACTTGTCAGATTAAATAAGATCACGAATAAATATGAGCTTGCAGCTATCATTGATGCAGATAGAGCGTTATTTGGCGATGTGGATTTTGAGTTTGCAAGTCCATGGATTACGAATGAATCCTTCTTAAAAGGGTACGGCAAACAGGACAGAGATCATGATCCTTTGCGTGCCTTAAAAAAAGACACATATCAATTACTCTTTCATTTTATTGATAGCTATGTATGGAAAGTGCAATACAACAACATGGTGGAATACGAGAATAATAAGCAAAGGGCAATGGATTTGTTATCTTCAATTGAAGCGGAAATATATATGTAA
- a CDS encoding FecCD family ABC transporter permease: MMTKDSQEVHSRPFAASGIIALSIILLVISIFLAISLGAADIKLSVVWSAIFHFDSSNIEHQTIMELRLPRVLGGVMVGASFAVAGAIMQGLTRNPMADSGLLGLNSGAGFAMAICFAFFPGLSFMYLMLCTFVGAGIGAGMVYGISSLTRGGMTPVRLVLAGAALSALFSALSEIITLHFNIGQSIAFWYAGGVAGTKWSQLLIMFPWVVAALLGAIIISRSISMLSLGEEIAKGLGQRTKVVRLVATILVLVLAGSAVSVVGPVAFVGLLIPHLARYLVGVDYRWIIPCSAVLGSLLVVLADLSARIINPPQEVPIGALISLIGIPFFLYLANKERREL; the protein is encoded by the coding sequence ATGATGACTAAGGACTCACAAGAAGTTCATTCACGACCTTTTGCTGCTTCTGGCATCATCGCCTTAAGTATTATATTGTTAGTTATTTCAATTTTTCTTGCCATATCTCTGGGTGCCGCTGATATTAAGCTTTCTGTTGTGTGGTCGGCTATCTTTCATTTTGATTCAAGTAATATTGAACATCAGACGATTATGGAATTGCGTCTACCACGCGTATTGGGCGGAGTTATGGTAGGCGCCAGCTTTGCTGTTGCAGGTGCGATCATGCAAGGTCTAACACGTAATCCTATGGCTGATTCAGGGTTGCTTGGACTGAATTCAGGAGCCGGGTTTGCGATGGCAATCTGTTTTGCCTTTTTTCCTGGTCTGTCTTTTATGTATTTGATGTTATGTACATTTGTTGGGGCTGGTATTGGTGCAGGAATGGTGTACGGGATCAGTTCGCTAACCAGAGGAGGCATGACACCAGTCAGGCTTGTATTGGCAGGTGCTGCACTTAGTGCACTATTCAGTGCACTAAGTGAAATCATTACCCTACACTTCAATATTGGGCAGAGTATTGCTTTCTGGTATGCAGGCGGTGTAGCTGGGACCAAGTGGTCCCAATTATTAATCATGTTTCCATGGGTCGTTGCGGCACTGTTAGGGGCTATCATCATCTCACGCTCGATCTCAATGCTTAGTCTGGGTGAGGAAATCGCCAAAGGCCTGGGACAAAGGACGAAAGTAGTGAGATTGGTTGCTACAATATTGGTACTCGTACTTGCAGGCTCTGCAGTGTCAGTAGTAGGTCCAGTAGCTTTTGTAGGCCTGCTCATCCCTCACTTAGCCCGTTATTTGGTAGGAGTGGATTACAGATGGATCATTCCATGCTCAGCTGTGTTGGGAAGTTTGCTGGTCGTGCTAGCTGACCTTAGTGCACGTATCATAAATCCTCCGCAGGAGGTCCCGATCGGAGCTCTTATTTCGCTCATTGGAATTCCGTTCTTCCTTTACCTGGCGAATAAGGAAAGGAGGGAATTATAA
- a CDS encoding FecCD family ABC transporter permease — protein sequence MIRESIPEALKIRQKSTGWLVMTVLGLLIIAMFVLSMNTGFIHLSPLELWETLLGHGTAKQELILLQFRLPRIVISVLVGAGLALSGCIMQGISRNALADSGILGINAGAGLVVVLFVSTYSITAEVPKFALPFLALLGGGATAALIYTLSYRRDGGIQPTRLILTGIAVGAGISSAMIVLMLKLSEQNYKLVSLWLAGNISGVTWRDVVSLLPWIVILIPYVFTKSRFLNVLSLGEARAKGLGVSVSREQLKLLAVAVGLAASSVSVSGGIGFVGLIGPHLARRLVGSRHELLLPTSALIGSLLVITADTLGRWVLQPTEIPTGLVVAIIGSPYFLYLLAKAKN from the coding sequence ATGATCCGTGAGTCGATTCCTGAAGCCCTCAAGATCAGGCAGAAAAGTACGGGATGGCTTGTGATGACGGTACTTGGCCTTCTGATAATAGCGATGTTTGTACTTAGTATGAATACAGGATTTATACATCTTTCCCCATTAGAGTTATGGGAGACATTATTAGGACATGGGACCGCGAAGCAAGAATTGATCCTGTTGCAATTTCGTTTGCCGCGTATTGTCATTTCGGTATTGGTCGGGGCAGGGTTAGCTTTATCAGGGTGTATAATGCAGGGTATTTCACGTAATGCTTTAGCCGATTCGGGTATTCTTGGCATTAATGCCGGTGCGGGTTTGGTCGTGGTACTGTTTGTGTCGACCTACTCGATAACTGCGGAAGTTCCCAAATTTGCATTACCATTCCTAGCGCTGTTAGGTGGGGGAGCTACGGCGGCTCTTATTTATACTCTCTCTTATAGACGTGATGGAGGGATTCAACCCACACGGTTGATCCTCACCGGTATAGCTGTGGGTGCAGGGATAAGCTCAGCCATGATTGTATTAATGCTGAAGTTAAGCGAACAAAATTATAAGCTGGTATCTCTATGGCTTGCCGGAAATATTAGTGGAGTGACATGGAGGGATGTTGTTTCATTACTCCCTTGGATCGTCATACTCATCCCCTACGTATTCACCAAATCAAGGTTTTTGAATGTACTTTCCTTAGGTGAGGCAAGAGCTAAGGGTCTTGGAGTATCCGTATCTCGTGAACAATTGAAACTGTTAGCGGTTGCTGTTGGCCTTGCTGCTTCGAGTGTATCGGTTAGTGGAGGTATTGGTTTTGTTGGACTGATTGGCCCCCATCTTGCTCGACGTCTTGTTGGTTCCAGGCATGAACTGCTACTTCCAACATCGGCTTTAATTGGTAGTTTGCTAGTTATCACAGCCGATACCCTCGGAAGATGGGTTTTGCAGCCGACTGAAATTCCAACAGGTCTGGTGGTTGCCATCATTGGATCTCCCTACTTCCTTTATCTATTAGCTAAAGCCAAAAATTAG